A single genomic interval of Stenotrophomonas sp. ZAC14D1_NAIMI4_1 harbors:
- a CDS encoding lytic transglycosylase domain-containing protein encodes MKGILGTTAIIIAALTAAPASAGTLFKCQGADGVTSYVSKRVPGARCSSISYTRDTRRPAAPRAVPAAAPVQTASTAPAPTQVASAERNPVAVAASAASPVVAATPAAAPAAKAAATPRGGRMVSGQVYSYMQDGVRHYTSARPTQVANLGPVRTIRYSFMERCYACGVNPRVDFGSVRLNTTAFQTEISSAAREFGVEEAIVRAIIHAESAYNPTALSRAGAQGLMQLMPPTAARFGVSDSYDASQNIRGGVQYLAWLLKRFNGDLTLAAAGYNAGEGAVDRHGGVPPYSETQYYVRRVGQLADRYRTELSKQ; translated from the coding sequence ATGAAGGGGATACTGGGGACAACGGCGATCATCATCGCTGCGCTGACCGCTGCGCCGGCCAGCGCCGGCACCCTGTTCAAGTGCCAGGGCGCCGACGGCGTCACCAGCTATGTCAGCAAGCGCGTGCCCGGCGCGCGCTGCAGCAGCATCAGCTACACCCGCGATACCCGCCGCCCGGCTGCGCCGCGCGCGGTACCGGCCGCCGCGCCCGTGCAGACCGCCAGCACGGCCCCGGCCCCGACCCAGGTGGCCAGTGCCGAGCGCAATCCGGTCGCGGTAGCCGCCAGCGCTGCCAGCCCCGTCGTCGCCGCCACGCCCGCCGCTGCACCCGCAGCCAAGGCCGCTGCCACGCCGCGCGGTGGCCGCATGGTCAGTGGCCAGGTCTATTCGTACATGCAGGACGGGGTGCGCCACTACACCAGTGCGCGCCCCACCCAGGTGGCCAACCTTGGCCCGGTGCGCACCATCCGCTACAGCTTCATGGAGCGCTGCTACGCCTGCGGGGTCAACCCGCGCGTGGACTTCGGCAGCGTGCGCCTCAACACCACCGCGTTCCAGACCGAGATCTCCTCGGCTGCGCGCGAGTTCGGCGTGGAAGAAGCGATCGTGCGCGCGATCATCCATGCCGAGTCGGCCTACAACCCGACCGCGCTCAGCCGCGCCGGCGCGCAGGGCCTGATGCAGTTGATGCCACCGACCGCCGCACGCTTCGGGGTCAGTGATTCCTACGACGCCAGCCAGAACATCCGTGGCGGCGTGCAGTATCTTGCATGGTTGTTGAAGCGCTTCAATGGCGATCTGACCCTGGCCGCGGCGGGCTACAACGCCGGCGAAGGCGCGGTCGACCGCCACGGTGGCGTACCGCCTTACAGTGAAACCCAGTACTACGTGCGCCGCGTCGGCCAGTTGGCCGATCGTTACCGCACCGAATTGAGCAAGCAGTAG
- the petA gene encoding ubiquinol-cytochrome c reductase iron-sulfur subunit, whose amino-acid sequence MANDGVHDPVNTGRRRFLSATTAVVGAVGVGFTAVPFIKSWNPSARAKLAGAPVVADISALQEGQRLIVEWRGQPIWIVKRSKAILDALHGLDGRLKDPESGEKDQQPDYVLKQNPELRSIKPDISVLVGLCTHLGCSPEMVAEIRPEPYDPQWKGGYFCPCHKSRFDMSGRVFKDVPAPINLKVPAHHYQDDNTIIIGVDPQGAA is encoded by the coding sequence ATGGCCAACGATGGGGTACACGATCCAGTCAACACCGGACGTCGGCGTTTTCTTTCTGCCACCACAGCCGTGGTGGGCGCCGTCGGCGTCGGATTCACCGCAGTTCCTTTCATCAAATCCTGGAACCCCAGTGCCCGCGCCAAGCTTGCCGGCGCACCGGTGGTGGCCGACATCAGCGCCCTGCAGGAAGGCCAACGCCTGATCGTGGAATGGCGTGGCCAGCCGATCTGGATCGTCAAACGGTCCAAGGCGATCCTGGATGCACTGCATGGGCTGGATGGCCGTCTCAAGGACCCCGAGTCCGGCGAGAAGGACCAGCAGCCGGACTATGTGCTCAAGCAGAACCCCGAGCTGCGCTCGATCAAGCCGGACATCTCCGTGCTGGTCGGCCTGTGCACGCACCTGGGCTGTTCGCCTGAAATGGTCGCCGAGATCCGGCCCGAGCCCTACGACCCGCAGTGGAAGGGCGGCTACTTCTGCCCCTGCCACAAATCGCGCTTCGACATGTCCGGCCGCGTCTTCAAGGACGTGCCGGCGCCGATCAACCTGAAGGTGCCCGCGCACCATTACCAGGACGACAACACCATCATCATCGGTGTCGATCCGCAGGGGGCAGCCTGA
- a CDS encoding cytochrome bc complex cytochrome b subunit has protein sequence MANILARTASGVADWVNARAPGLMPVYRKHVSEYYAPKNFNIWYYFGSLALLVLVNQIVTGIFLTMHYKTNAAEAFGSIEYIMRDVEWGWLIRYMHSTGASLFFIVVYLHMFRGLLYGSYQKPRELVWILGMLIYLVLMAEAFMGYVLPWGQMSFWGAKVIISLFGAIPVIGNGLTEWIMGDYLPSDATLNRFFALHVIALPLVLLLLVVLHLGALHEVGSNNPDGVEIKKGPKGNRWSPNAPADGIPFHPYYTLKDGVGAGFLLIIAAFIIFFAPAFGGLFLEHDNFTEANRLVTPEHIKPVWYYTPYYAMLRVVPNKLGGVLVMFSAIAILFLVPWLDRARVKSYRYRGLLSKVLLGVFAVCFVWLGVIGSGPGTDAHETYVGRVLTFLYFAFFITMPLWTRLDRTKPVPERVTTHD, from the coding sequence ATGGCCAATATCCTCGCCCGTACCGCCAGCGGCGTGGCCGACTGGGTCAACGCCCGCGCGCCGGGGCTGATGCCGGTCTACCGCAAGCATGTCAGCGAGTACTACGCGCCGAAGAACTTCAACATCTGGTACTACTTCGGTTCCCTGGCGCTGCTGGTGCTGGTCAACCAGATCGTCACCGGCATCTTCCTGACGATGCACTACAAGACCAACGCCGCCGAGGCGTTCGGTTCCATCGAATACATCATGCGGGACGTGGAGTGGGGCTGGCTCATCCGCTACATGCACTCCACCGGGGCCTCGCTGTTCTTCATCGTGGTCTACCTGCACATGTTCCGCGGGCTGCTGTACGGCAGTTACCAGAAACCGCGCGAGCTGGTGTGGATCCTCGGCATGCTGATCTACCTGGTGCTGATGGCCGAAGCCTTCATGGGCTACGTGCTGCCGTGGGGCCAGATGTCCTTCTGGGGCGCGAAGGTCATCATCTCGCTGTTCGGTGCCATACCGGTCATCGGCAACGGCCTGACCGAGTGGATCATGGGCGACTACCTGCCCAGTGACGCCACGCTCAACCGCTTCTTCGCCCTGCACGTCATTGCCCTGCCGCTGGTGCTGCTGCTGCTGGTGGTGCTGCACCTGGGGGCACTGCACGAAGTGGGGTCGAACAACCCTGATGGCGTGGAGATCAAGAAGGGGCCGAAGGGCAACCGCTGGTCGCCGAACGCTCCGGCCGACGGCATTCCCTTCCACCCGTACTACACGCTCAAGGATGGCGTCGGTGCCGGCTTCCTGCTGATCATTGCGGCCTTCATCATCTTCTTCGCGCCGGCCTTTGGTGGCCTGTTCCTGGAGCATGACAACTTTACCGAGGCCAACCGCCTGGTGACGCCCGAGCACATCAAGCCGGTCTGGTACTACACGCCGTACTACGCGATGTTGCGCGTGGTGCCCAACAAGCTGGGCGGCGTGCTGGTGATGTTCTCGGCCATCGCCATCCTGTTCCTGGTGCCATGGCTGGACCGCGCGCGGGTCAAGTCCTACCGCTACCGAGGCCTGCTGTCGAAGGTGCTGCTGGGGGTGTTCGCGGTGTGCTTCGTCTGGCTGGGCGTGATCGGCTCGGGCCCGGGCACCGACGCGCACGAGACCTACGTCGGGCGGGTGCTGACCTTCCTGTACTTCGCGTTCTTCATCACCATGCCGCTATGGACCAGGTTGGACAGGACCAAGCCGGTACCGGAGAGGGTGACCACCCATGACTGA
- a CDS encoding cytochrome c1, with protein MTDRWMVRLALMATLMLGSFLASAAEGGTKLLQAGNDLGDRASLQRGAQLYMNYCSGCHALKYLRYSRMAQDLGLSEEEVMANLNFTGSAIGDPIPVAMPKEQAEKWFGKMPPDLSLISRVRGSDWIYTYLKSFYLDSSRPLGWNNALFANASMPNPLWEMQGLQHAVHGKAEAPGMDPPVAGLRLESPGNVDAGQYDQAVRDITNFLEYAGEPAALKRQQLGVWVILFLALLTFLLYLLKKEYWKDVH; from the coding sequence ATGACTGATCGCTGGATGGTCCGGTTGGCCCTGATGGCCACCCTGATGCTGGGCAGTTTCCTGGCCTCCGCCGCCGAGGGTGGCACCAAGCTGCTGCAGGCCGGCAACGACCTGGGTGACCGCGCATCGCTGCAGCGCGGCGCGCAGCTGTACATGAACTACTGCTCCGGCTGCCACGCGCTGAAGTACCTGCGCTATTCGCGCATGGCCCAGGACCTGGGCCTGAGCGAGGAAGAGGTGATGGCCAACCTCAACTTCACCGGCTCGGCGATCGGTGACCCGATCCCGGTGGCGATGCCCAAGGAACAGGCCGAGAAATGGTTCGGCAAGATGCCGCCGGATCTCAGCCTGATCTCGCGGGTACGCGGCAGCGACTGGATCTACACCTACCTCAAGTCGTTCTACCTGGACAGCAGCCGTCCGCTGGGCTGGAACAACGCCCTGTTCGCCAACGCGTCCATGCCCAACCCGCTGTGGGAGATGCAGGGCCTGCAGCACGCGGTGCACGGCAAGGCCGAAGCGCCGGGCATGGACCCGCCGGTCGCCGGCCTGCGCCTGGAATCGCCGGGCAACGTCGATGCCGGGCAGTACGACCAGGCCGTGCGGGACATCACCAACTTCCTTGAATATGCCGGTGAACCGGCCGCACTTAAGCGCCAGCAGCTGGGCGTGTGGGTGATCCTGTTCCTGGCCCTGCTGACCTTCCTGCTGTACCTGCTGAAGAAGGAATACTGGAAGGACGTGCACTGA
- a CDS encoding glutathione S-transferase N-terminal domain-containing protein — MAASVRMRNTLTLFSSNDDVLCHRVRLVLAAKGVSYDFVPVDPQNPPEDLIDLNPYHSVPTLVERELVLYAASVVSEYLDERYPHPPLMPVDPLSRARIRLAMLRIEHDWVPQVQAIQLGNKTQAEAGRKRLKELLTASLPLFKASKFFLNPEMSLADCAMAPIIWRLQSLDVPLPKDGKAIEDYGNRIFRHPGFVRSLTEQEKKLRDLPG, encoded by the coding sequence ATGGCGGCGAGCGTACGCATGCGCAATACACTGACGCTGTTTTCCTCGAACGATGATGTCCTGTGCCACCGGGTACGCCTGGTCCTGGCGGCCAAAGGGGTCAGCTATGACTTCGTTCCTGTCGACCCGCAGAATCCGCCTGAAGATCTGATCGACCTCAACCCCTACCACTCGGTGCCGACCCTGGTCGAGCGCGAGCTGGTGCTGTACGCCGCCTCGGTGGTCAGCGAGTACCTCGACGAGCGCTACCCGCATCCGCCGCTGATGCCGGTCGATCCGCTCTCGCGTGCGCGCATCCGCCTGGCCATGCTGCGCATCGAACACGACTGGGTGCCGCAGGTGCAGGCCATCCAGCTGGGCAACAAGACCCAGGCCGAGGCCGGCCGCAAGAGGCTGAAGGAGCTGCTGACCGCCTCGCTGCCGCTGTTCAAGGCCAGCAAGTTCTTCCTCAACCCGGAAATGAGCCTGGCGGACTGCGCCATGGCGCCGATCATCTGGCGCCTGCAGTCGCTGGACGTGCCGCTGCCCAAGGATGGCAAGGCCATCGAGGATTACGGCAACCGCATCTTCCGCCACCCCGGTTTCGTCCGCAGCCTGACCGAGCAGGAAAAGAAGCTGCGCGACCTGCCGGGCTGA
- a CDS encoding ClpXP protease specificity-enhancing factor encodes MTDDFFHMTSHRPYLLRALVEWINDNQLTPHILVDAGVPGVQVPPSAVKDGRVVLNIAERAVVQLVINNEMVSFSARFSGTSYPVQVPISAVLAVYARETGQGMALPDDIPGTEPAPASDELLHEGETPSGDTPPDDRPPTSPPPKGRPTLRVVK; translated from the coding sequence ATGACCGACGACTTCTTCCACATGACCAGCCACCGCCCGTACCTGCTGCGGGCGCTGGTGGAATGGATCAACGACAACCAGCTGACCCCGCACATCCTGGTCGACGCCGGCGTTCCCGGCGTCCAGGTCCCGCCTTCGGCGGTGAAGGATGGCCGGGTGGTGCTCAACATCGCCGAGCGCGCGGTGGTGCAGTTGGTGATCAACAACGAGATGGTGAGCTTCTCGGCGCGCTTCTCCGGCACCAGTTATCCGGTGCAGGTGCCGATCAGCGCGGTGCTGGCCGTGTACGCGCGCGAGACCGGGCAGGGCATGGCGCTGCCGGACGATATTCCGGGCACCGAGCCGGCACCGGCCAGCGACGAGCTGCTGCATGAGGGCGAAACGCCGTCAGGCGACACGCCGCCGGACGACCGGCCGCCGACCAGCCCGCCGCCGAAGGGTCGCCCGACCCTGCGCGTAGTGAAGTAA
- a CDS encoding DUF3301 domain-containing protein — MPTLLLLLIAGGIVYFFWNAARSAAERAVELGRNACRAADVQWLDQAVHATGMRLSRGEDGRLGFERTFKFEYSYDGIDRHVGRMVLRGDQLISFTGPGAARISQIRADVEEAEDI; from the coding sequence ATGCCTACCCTGTTGTTGCTGCTGATCGCCGGCGGCATCGTCTACTTCTTCTGGAACGCCGCGCGTTCGGCTGCCGAACGTGCCGTTGAGCTGGGCCGCAATGCGTGCCGCGCCGCCGATGTGCAGTGGCTCGACCAGGCGGTGCACGCCACCGGCATGCGCCTGTCGCGTGGCGAGGATGGCCGGCTCGGCTTCGAGCGCACCTTCAAGTTCGAGTATTCCTACGACGGCATTGATCGCCATGTCGGCCGCATGGTGCTGCGCGGCGACCAGCTGATCTCGTTCACCGGCCCGGGCGCGGCGCGGATCAGCCAGATCCGCGCGGATGTCGAGGAGGCAGAGGACATTTAA
- a CDS encoding DUF2272 domain-containing protein, with protein sequence MRRMLLPACLLLAAAPLSAAAAEACDVPPRFGLSPLAISIRNAACNEHRLWYRPFIDRDGRAASLSVTEAESEHLADNGLIAWQRVASYWRDSGTLNAMGSIPGASSCLAPLGTRYTDSDCRAFLVDNPWSAAFISWVMTRAGVPGFTTSPRHIDYIRAAYQAGPSGVPYRLVDPATAKPAPGDLLCFLRDRSSTLSYSGLVQALGNGSVGHWKSHCEVVVAANLGGDQTLYLVGGNVMNTVAMRLLQLDRTGLIQLPPARDRSSTGIEPACTPGREDECSFNRQDWAALLQLTAPASRVAPPPVPTPPNGQ encoded by the coding sequence ATGCGCCGGATGCTGTTGCCTGCCTGCCTGCTGCTGGCCGCCGCGCCGCTGTCAGCCGCCGCCGCCGAAGCCTGCGACGTACCTCCGCGCTTCGGCCTGAGCCCGTTGGCCATCTCCATCCGCAACGCCGCCTGCAACGAACACCGGCTGTGGTACCGCCCCTTCATCGATCGCGACGGGCGCGCGGCCAGCCTCAGCGTCACCGAAGCTGAAAGCGAGCACCTGGCCGACAACGGGCTGATCGCCTGGCAACGCGTGGCCAGCTACTGGCGCGACAGCGGCACGCTCAACGCCATGGGCAGCATTCCCGGCGCCAGCAGTTGCCTGGCGCCGCTGGGCACGCGCTACACCGACAGCGACTGCCGCGCCTTCCTCGTGGACAACCCGTGGTCGGCCGCCTTCATTTCCTGGGTGATGACCCGCGCTGGCGTGCCCGGCTTCACCACCTCGCCGCGGCATATCGACTACATCCGCGCCGCCTACCAGGCCGGGCCGTCCGGCGTGCCGTACCGGCTGGTGGACCCGGCCACGGCCAAGCCGGCACCCGGTGACCTGCTGTGCTTCCTGCGCGACCGCAGCAGCACGCTGAGCTACAGCGGGCTGGTGCAGGCACTGGGCAACGGCTCGGTCGGGCACTGGAAATCGCATTGCGAAGTGGTGGTGGCAGCCAACCTCGGCGGCGACCAGACCCTGTACCTGGTGGGTGGCAACGTGATGAACACCGTGGCCATGCGCCTGCTGCAGCTGGACCGCACGGGCCTGATCCAGCTGCCGCCGGCACGCGACCGCAGCAGCACCGGCATCGAGCCCGCCTGCACGCCAGGCCGCGAGGATGAGTGCAGCTTCAACCGCCAGGACTGGGCCGCACTGCTGCAGCTGACGGCACCTGCGTCGCGGGTGGCACCGCCGCCGGTTCCAACGCCGCCGAATGGACAATGA
- the nadC gene encoding carboxylating nicotinate-nucleotide diphosphorylase translates to MTALPTPDAALVAADVARALAEDLGSGDVTAALLPDQADSAYLLCKQDAVIAGRPWFDATHRALDPQVRIEWRVAEGDRVAAGTVLALLHGRSRSLVSAERTSLNFLQTLSGTATTTARYVAAVAGTGTRILDTRKTLPGLRLAQKYAVRCGGGDNHRFGLYDTVMLKENHIRAAGSLPAAVAAARQQWPSLPLVVEVEDLDQLQQALEAGCERILLDDFDASLRRDAVRIAAGRIPLEVSGSVGLEGLRAIAEDGVDCISIGGLTKHVQAIDLSLKLGPPPG, encoded by the coding sequence ATGACCGCCCTGCCGACGCCGGATGCGGCCCTCGTCGCGGCCGATGTCGCCCGCGCGTTGGCCGAGGACCTGGGCAGCGGTGACGTCACCGCCGCCCTGCTGCCCGACCAGGCCGACAGCGCCTACCTGCTGTGCAAGCAGGATGCGGTGATCGCCGGCCGCCCCTGGTTCGACGCGACGCACCGCGCCCTGGATCCGCAGGTGCGCATCGAATGGCGCGTGGCCGAGGGCGACCGCGTCGCCGCCGGCACCGTGCTGGCCCTGCTGCACGGCCGCAGCCGCAGCCTGGTCAGCGCCGAACGCACCTCGCTCAATTTCCTGCAGACGCTGTCCGGCACCGCCACCACCACCGCCCGCTACGTGGCTGCGGTGGCCGGCACCGGCACGCGCATCCTCGATACACGCAAGACCCTGCCCGGCCTGCGTCTGGCGCAGAAGTACGCCGTGCGCTGCGGTGGCGGCGACAACCACCGCTTCGGCCTGTACGACACGGTGATGCTGAAGGAAAACCACATCCGCGCGGCCGGCTCGCTGCCTGCCGCCGTGGCCGCCGCGCGCCAGCAGTGGCCGTCGCTGCCGCTGGTGGTGGAAGTGGAAGACCTGGACCAGCTGCAGCAGGCACTGGAGGCGGGCTGCGAGCGCATCCTGCTGGACGACTTCGATGCATCGCTGCGCCGCGACGCGGTGCGCATCGCCGCCGGCCGCATTCCTCTGGAAGTGTCCGGCAGCGTCGGCCTGGAGGGGCTGCGCGCGATTGCCGAGGACGGCGTGGACTGCATTTCCATCGGTGGACTGACCAAGCACGTGCAGGCCATCGACCTGTCGCTGAAGCTGGGGCCGCCGCCGGGTTGA
- a CDS encoding Trm112 family protein: MDRKLLDLLVSPDTRQPLSLLDGKGLEALNKAISAGSVNKADGNPLAQPLREALVTRDRKQVFRVDDGIPVLLAEEAIPTAQIADFPAA, encoded by the coding sequence ATGGATCGCAAGCTGCTTGACCTGCTGGTGTCGCCGGACACCCGCCAGCCCCTGTCCCTGCTGGATGGCAAGGGCCTGGAAGCCCTCAACAAGGCCATTTCCGCCGGCTCGGTGAACAAGGCCGATGGCAACCCGCTGGCCCAGCCGCTGCGCGAGGCGCTGGTGACCCGCGACCGCAAGCAGGTGTTCCGCGTGGACGACGGCATTCCGGTGCTGCTGGCCGAAGAGGCCATCCCGACCGCGCAGATCGCCGATTTCCCCGCCGCATGA
- the purE gene encoding 5-(carboxyamino)imidazole ribonucleotide mutase, producing MTPNPIAPLVGIVMGSRSDWETMQHAAQKLEALGVPFEVKVVSAHRTPDVLFSYAEEAGPRGLRAIIAGAGGAAHLPGMIAAKTAVPVLGVPVQSKALNGMDSLLSIVQMPAGIPVATFAIGNAGASNAALFAAAMLASDQPAIGQALEAFRTRQTEDVMAHDDPRQ from the coding sequence ATGACCCCCAACCCGATCGCGCCGCTTGTCGGCATCGTCATGGGTTCCCGCTCCGACTGGGAAACCATGCAGCACGCCGCCCAGAAGCTTGAAGCCCTGGGTGTTCCGTTCGAAGTGAAGGTGGTCTCCGCCCACCGCACCCCGGACGTGTTGTTCAGCTACGCAGAAGAAGCGGGCCCGCGCGGCCTGCGCGCGATCATCGCCGGTGCCGGCGGGGCTGCGCACCTGCCGGGCATGATCGCCGCCAAGACCGCCGTGCCGGTGCTGGGCGTGCCGGTGCAGTCCAAGGCCCTCAACGGCATGGATTCGCTGCTGTCGATCGTGCAGATGCCGGCCGGCATCCCGGTCGCCACCTTCGCCATCGGCAATGCCGGCGCATCCAATGCAGCGCTGTTCGCTGCGGCGATGCTGGCCAGCGACCAGCCGGCCATCGGCCAGGCGCTGGAAGCGTTCCGCACGCGCCAGACCGAAGATGTCATGGCCCACGACGACCCGCGCCAATGA
- a CDS encoding 5-(carboxyamino)imidazole ribonucleotide synthase: protein MSLTVGILGGGQLARMMVLAGAPLGMRFELYDPAADACSGPLAPLTVAAFDDREALAAFAAKVDVVTFDFENVPADSAQWLAGQVPVYPPPSALAVAQDRLSEKTLFQQLGIPLPAFADIRSRDELAAKAAEFGLPCILKTRRLGYDGKGQFRLRSEADIDAAWDALGAQVERTGLILEGFVAFEREVSVVAVRGRDGSFQAWPVTGNWHVDGVLSASVAPAVLSDAEHEAAIGYARRVAEHLGYVGVFALELFCRDGELLANEMAPRVHNSGHWTIEGSETSQFENHLRAVLGLPLGSTRMLGHACMLNWLGAMPDAAPVLGQASGHWHDYGKQPRDGRKVGHATLRDDDANALADALLQVGLELDRQDQVAPAVHALRNG, encoded by the coding sequence ATGAGCCTGACCGTCGGCATCCTGGGCGGCGGCCAGCTCGCCCGCATGATGGTACTGGCGGGTGCACCGCTGGGGATGCGCTTCGAGCTGTACGACCCGGCGGCCGACGCCTGCAGCGGCCCGCTGGCGCCGCTCACCGTGGCCGCCTTCGATGACCGCGAGGCACTGGCGGCGTTCGCCGCCAAGGTCGACGTGGTCACCTTCGATTTCGAGAACGTGCCTGCCGACAGTGCGCAGTGGCTGGCCGGACAGGTGCCGGTCTATCCGCCGCCGTCGGCGCTCGCCGTTGCGCAGGACCGGTTGAGCGAGAAGACGCTGTTCCAGCAGCTGGGGATTCCGCTGCCGGCCTTCGCCGACATCCGCAGCCGCGATGAGCTGGCTGCCAAGGCCGCCGAATTCGGCCTGCCGTGCATCCTCAAGACCCGCCGCCTGGGCTACGACGGCAAGGGCCAGTTCCGCCTGCGCAGCGAGGCCGACATCGACGCGGCATGGGACGCGCTGGGTGCCCAGGTTGAGCGCACCGGCCTGATACTGGAGGGTTTCGTCGCCTTCGAGCGCGAAGTCAGCGTGGTCGCCGTGCGCGGCCGCGACGGCAGCTTCCAGGCCTGGCCGGTTACCGGCAACTGGCATGTCGATGGCGTGCTCTCGGCTAGCGTGGCCCCGGCCGTGCTGTCCGACGCCGAGCATGAAGCGGCGATTGGTTATGCGCGCCGCGTGGCCGAGCATCTGGGCTATGTGGGCGTGTTCGCGCTGGAGCTGTTCTGCCGCGATGGCGAGCTGCTGGCCAACGAGATGGCGCCACGCGTGCACAACTCCGGCCACTGGACCATCGAAGGCAGCGAGACCTCGCAGTTCGAAAACCACCTGCGCGCCGTGCTGGGCCTGCCCCTGGGCAGCACCCGCATGCTCGGCCATGCCTGCATGCTGAACTGGCTGGGCGCCATGCCCGATGCGGCACCGGTGCTGGGCCAGGCCAGCGGCCACTGGCACGACTACGGCAAGCAGCCGCGCGATGGCCGCAAGGTGGGTCATGCGACCCTGCGCGACGATGATGCCAACGCGCTGGCCGATGCACTGCTGCAGGTCGGCCTGGAGCTGGACCGCCAGGACCAGGTGGCCCCGGCCGTGCACGCGTTGCGCAACGGCTGA
- a CDS encoding superoxide dismutase, with protein sequence MPVELPALPYLPGSLQPHLSALTVELHHGRHHRAYVDAVNAAIVGTEWEEATLEDIVRQAQGKLFDAAAQAWNHSFYWQCLRPRGGGEPQGRLGELVKRQFGDGQRLREEFNRAALGLFGSGWVWLVQHPGGQLGIQATRNAGTPLTGDSTPLLCCDVWEHAYYTDHQNERARYLEAFWQLVNWEFAESQLR encoded by the coding sequence ATGCCCGTCGAATTGCCTGCCCTGCCCTACCTTCCCGGCTCCCTGCAGCCGCACCTGTCCGCGCTGACCGTGGAGCTGCACCACGGCCGCCACCATCGCGCCTATGTGGATGCGGTCAATGCCGCCATCGTCGGCACGGAATGGGAAGAAGCGACATTGGAGGACATCGTCCGCCAGGCCCAGGGCAAGCTGTTCGATGCGGCCGCGCAGGCCTGGAACCACAGCTTCTACTGGCAATGCCTGCGCCCGCGTGGCGGCGGCGAGCCGCAGGGCCGGCTGGGCGAACTGGTCAAGCGCCAGTTTGGCGACGGCCAGCGCCTGCGCGAGGAGTTCAACCGCGCGGCGCTGGGCCTGTTCGGTTCCGGCTGGGTCTGGCTGGTGCAGCACCCCGGCGGCCAGCTCGGCATCCAGGCGACCCGCAACGCGGGCACGCCGCTGACCGGCGACAGCACGCCACTGCTGTGCTGTGACGTGTGGGAACACGCTTACTACACCGACCACCAGAATGAGCGCGCGCGCTATCTGGAAGCGTTCTGGCAACTGGTCAACTGGGAATTCGCGGAGAGCCAGCTTCGCTGA
- the grxD gene encoding Grx4 family monothiol glutaredoxin: protein MAVMQQIQAEVDRYPLVLFMKGTPQYPMCGFSSRAVQALMAAGAVALRTVNVLEEPEIRANLPRFSNLPTFPQLFINGELIGGCDIVMELFEAGELKRIVEEATQG from the coding sequence GTGGCGGTAATGCAGCAAATCCAGGCCGAGGTGGATCGTTACCCGCTCGTGCTGTTCATGAAGGGCACCCCGCAATACCCGATGTGCGGCTTTTCCAGCCGTGCCGTGCAGGCGTTGATGGCTGCCGGTGCCGTCGCCCTGCGTACGGTCAACGTGCTGGAGGAACCGGAGATCCGCGCCAACCTGCCGCGCTTCTCCAACCTGCCGACGTTCCCGCAGCTGTTCATCAACGGGGAGTTGATCGGCGGCTGCGACATCGTCATGGAGCTGTTCGAAGCCGGCGAGCTCAAGCGCATCGTCGAAGAGGCCACGCAGGGATGA